The genomic stretch TGTTACTGTCACCGGGCCGCCTTTTTCAATCTGTTTTTTGAAAATTGGAATGACGCTGCCGCGGCTCCCGAGTACATTGCCGAAGCGAACAGCAACAAATTTGGTTCTGCTGACTTTCCCAAGATTCATAATAATCATCTCTGCGAATCGTTTTGTCGCCCCCATTACGTTGGCTGGGTTCACCGCTTTGTCCGATGAAATCAGCACGAATGTCTCAGTTCCCGACATATCGGCTGCTTCCGCGACATTTTTTGTTCCGATAATATTGTTTTTGACCGCCTCTTCTGGATTGTGTTCCATTAAAGGCACATGCTTATGGGCAGCTGCATGATAGACAACATGCGGCTCGTATTTTTTCATCAAGGTAAACATTTTATCGCGGTCCTGCACATCAGCGATTTCCGTATGGAACACAATGTGTTTGCCGAATCGTCCGTTCAGCTCTGTATAAATCGAATGAATGCTGTTTTCCCCATGGCCGAGCAGAATGATTTCCTTAGGCTGAAACGCGCTGATCTGACGGCAGATTTCCGAGCCGATTGATCCGCCCGCTCCCGTGACGAGAACTGTTTTTCCTTTGATGCGGTTCGAAATTTCGCTAGTGTCGAGGGTTACCGGCTTTCTGCCGAGCAAGTCCTCAGCTTTTACATCTCTGATTTGTCCGGCAGTTCGTGTGCCAAGCAGCATTTCATCAAAATGAGGCATAATTTTAATGCTTACTCCGGTTCGCACACATTCTTTATATAACACCTGAAGCTCATGGGTGCGGAGTGAAGGAATGGCAATAATAATATAATTAATTTTGAGCTTTTGCACCGCAGGCATGATACTTTCTTTTCCGCCGATTACGGGCAGCCCCATAATTTCTAATTTATGCTTCGTTTGGTCGTCATCAATAAAAGCGACAGGTATGATATCAGGTTCATCTTTCGAAAGCAGCTGCCTGACCATCAGAGTCCCACCTGAGCCCGCCCCGATAATCAGCGCGCGGGACGAGGCGCAGCGTTTTTTCCTGATGCTTTCGTTTAATACTCTGGATAAAATACGGGTCCCTCCAATAGACAAAAGCTGAAGCACCCAGCACGCGGTTAACAGACGGAAGAACATCGTGTGATACACAGCATACTGAATGACGCCGGTCACAGCGGCTGAAAGCGTAATGCCCTTAAGCAGGACAATCAGCTCGCCAAGCCCGGTGTATGTCCACACCTGTTTATACTGATTGAACAGGAAAGCACACACATGATAGCTGAGGAGCAAGCTGACAGCGGTAAGCAGTAATGCTCCGGAGTCATAAAATTGATAGGAATCTTTTAAAAATTGATATCCTGCAATAACTGAATTTAAAACGAGGTAAGTATCCAGCGCAATAATCATTGACAGTCTTCTCCGGTAACTCAACCTTTTCCCCCCTAATTCTTTTATCGGTTTAGCTGCGGCGGTTTTCGTCTCTCCAAAAAATCGGCAGCAGCTAAACCGACAATACGTCCTATGTATATATGAGATAAGTGGGCATTTAACCCATCCTCACGCCCCGCCAGCGACGACCAGCATCTAAGGCAGCAACTTCAGCTGCCCACAGCAGAGCCGAGTGCCTCCATTGATACAGGTCAGGAGACATCACCTTTACAAAAACTAGTAGGAATAGTGTTCCGATTTTTTCATTTTCTTTTTGTTTAAAAGAGCGCCTAACAGCTTCGCATTGGATTGTTCCAGTGCATCTTTTGCTTTCAGAACGGTATCGGTTTTTGTTTTTCCGCTTAAAACGACGAGCACGCTGCCGTCTGTCTGATTTGCTAGAATCTGAGCATCTGCAACAGCCAAAAGAGGAGGGGAATCAAAGATGACGAGGCTGAATTGTTCATAGATCTCAGATATTAAATCTCCCATTGCTTTTGAAGACAACAGTTCTGCCGGGTTTGGCGGGGTCGGCCCGCTTGTCAGTACATATAAGTTATCGATCGGCGTCTTTTGCACCGTCTCACTGAGTGAAGCATTGCCGACCAGCACATTTGTCAGCCCGGTTACATTATCAACCTGAAACGTCTGATTGATGGTCGGCTTTCTTAAATCGGCATCCACCAGCAGTACTTTCTTTTCCTGCTGCTGCGCAAAGACAGCCGCAAGATTCGCTGCACTGAACGATTTACCTTCACCAGGCACAGAGGAGGTGACGAGGATAGATCGCAAGTTGGTCTGGACAGATGAGAACTCAATGTTTGTCCGAATGGTGCGATATTGTTCCGCAACAACTGATTTATTGTGTAAAACAGATATTTGAGCCAAACCTCGCCTTGCTTTCTTTTTTCTAAAGATCACTCGCTTCACTCCCCGAAATGTTTTATCCCGCGATTCCGCCCTTTGTGGACATCAGGAACGGAGCCTAAGCATGGCAATCCGGTTCTCTCGCTGAGCTGCCGTGCGCTTTTGCATGTATCATCGAGAAAATGCAGAAAAAATGCCAGTGTAATGCCGCCCATGACAGCAGCGCCAAAAGCCATGACCATATTTCGCAGCCTGGCCGGCTTGATCATCGGGCTTTCCGAAGCCTTCGCCTCTGATAATATATGTACGCCTTGTACATTCATTCTTTCATCTACTTCTTTTTCAAACTTGTTCACTAACGTGTTCGCAATCTCAGCTGCTTTCGCCGGATCGTGATCCTGAACGGCAACGTTGATTATTTCTGATTCATTTTCACTGCTGGTAACCACTTTTCCTTTCAGCGAGGAAGCCGATTCAGATAGGTGCAATTCCGCCTTAACTTCTTCCATCAAGGCAGTGCTTTTCATAATCGATTGGAACGTGCTGCTATACTGAAGATTTCGCTGGATGTCACTGAGATTCGAGTTTTCTTCACCGTCTGATTCATGAACCAGCACCTGTGTCGACGCCTGGTAGGTCGGTGAAATGACCTTAAATTGCACAAAACCCATAATAAGGGTGACGCCGATTGTGATGAGCAGAATCAGCACGAATCTGTGTCTGACAATCGCATATAATTCTTTGAAACTCATATTCTCATTCATGTATTCATAGCCTTCAGCCTTCCCGCGGCTGGCTTCCCGCGCCCCTTTCTGTTAATGATTGGATTATAAAAGAAAACGTTATTATTTAAAAATTGCAAAATAAGCCAATAAGTTCTCTTTAGAGAACAAAATCATGATTTTCCTCTAATTTACTGCACTTCCCTTATTATTTTAAATTTTATAAAGAACGAAAAATTCCTTATAATGAACGAAATAACGACAGGAATAGAGGAGAATTTCATATTATGATTGGAAGAATTATCCGTTTGTACCGTAAAAGAAAAGGCTATTCTATTAATCAGCTGGCTGTTGAGTCAGGCGTATCCAAATCCTATTTAAGCAAGATTGAAAGAGGCGTTCACACGAATCCGTCCGTTCAATTTTTAAAAAAAGTTTCTGCCACACTGGAAGTTGAATTAA from Bacillus subtilis subsp. subtilis str. 168 encodes the following:
- the epsA gene encoding modulator of protein tyrosine kinase EpsB involved in biofilm matrix formation (Evidence 2b: Function from indirect experimental evidences (e.g. phenotypes); PubMedId: 12970183, 15661000, 23378512, 26283769, 28950882; Product type r : regulator), which gives rise to MNENMSFKELYAIVRHRFVLILLITIGVTLIMGFVQFKVISPTYQASTQVLVHESDGEENSNLSDIQRNLQYSSTFQSIMKSTALMEEVKAELHLSESASSLKGKVVTSSENESEIINVAVQDHDPAKAAEIANTLVNKFEKEVDERMNVQGVHILSEAKASESPMIKPARLRNMVMAFGAAVMGGITLAFFLHFLDDTCKSARQLSERTGLPCLGSVPDVHKGRNRGIKHFGE
- the epsC gene encoding putative UDP-sugar epimerase involved in biofilm matrix formation (Evidence 3: Putative function from multiple computational evidences; PubMedId: 15661000, 23378512, 27655338; Product type e: enzyme); translation: MIIALDTYLVLNSVIAGYQFLKDSYQFYDSGALLLTAVSLLLSYHVCAFLFNQYKQVWTYTGLGELIVLLKGITLSAAVTGVIQYAVYHTMFFRLLTACWVLQLLSIGGTRILSRVLNESIRKKRCASSRALIIGAGSGGTLMVRQLLSKDEPDIIPVAFIDDDQTKHKLEIMGLPVIGGKESIMPAVQKLKINYIIIAIPSLRTHELQVLYKECVRTGVSIKIMPHFDEMLLGTRTAGQIRDVKAEDLLGRKPVTLDTSEISNRIKGKTVLVTGAGGSIGSEICRQISAFQPKEIILLGHGENSIHSIYTELNGRFGKHIVFHTEIADVQDRDKMFTLMKKYEPHVVYHAAAHKHVPLMEHNPEEAVKNNIIGTKNVAEAADMSGTETFVLISSDKAVNPANVMGATKRFAEMIIMNLGKVSRTKFVAVRFGNVLGSRGSVIPIFKKQIEKGGPVTVTHPAMTRYFMTIPEASRLVIQAGALAKGRQIFVLDMGEPVKIVDLAKNLIHLSGYTTEQVPIEFTGIRPGEKMYEELLNKNEVHAEQIFPKIHIGKAVDGDWPVLMRFIEDFHELPEADLRARLFAAINTSEEMTAASVH
- the epsB gene encoding protein tyrosine kinase involved in biofilm matrix formation (Evidence 1a: Function from experimental evidences in the studied strain; PubMedId: 15661000, 15741737, 24493247, 26283769, 28950882; Product type e: enzyme), coding for MIFRKKKARRGLAQISVLHNKSVVAEQYRTIRTNIEFSSVQTNLRSILVTSSVPGEGKSFSAANLAAVFAQQQEKKVLLVDADLRKPTINQTFQVDNVTGLTNVLVGNASLSETVQKTPIDNLYVLTSGPTPPNPAELLSSKAMGDLISEIYEQFSLVIFDSPPLLAVADAQILANQTDGSVLVVLSGKTKTDTVLKAKDALEQSNAKLLGALLNKKKMKKSEHYSY